In Phycisphaerae bacterium RAS2, the DNA window GCTGGATTACATGCTGCCGGACATCAACGGGAACATCGTCTGCCAGCGGATTCGCAGCGATCCGGAGCTATCGGGTACGCGCATCATCATCGTCTCCGGCGCCGCGCGCGAGGCGGAGGTCGCAATGCTTCGCGCCGCCGGGGCGGATGATTTCGTCAAGAAGCCGTTTGACATCATGCAATTGCTCAACCGAATGGTCGAACTGGTCGGCGCGTAGCGCTTCGCGCCGGTGGGACGCGGATGGACATGAACCGGCGAGCCGCGCACGAATCGCAAATCCTTCAGATCGAGCGGGTTTTTGATCTGCTCGATGCGCTCGCGCCGCCGCCGGCCGATCTCTTAAGCCTGTTGCGATTTCCTGCCCGACTGGAACCGTTGGAGCGGCCGGCAATGGGGCCGAACGACGCGCCGAGACGGTGGGGCCTGGTGCGGGGGCTTTGTGAATGGAGTCGCGCGGGTGTATCGAGTGCTGCGGCGCGCCGCATTAATCTTGAGACCGAGTTTGATTGGGCGGACTACTGGGCACATGGCGTGGCGGCGGGCTTGGCGGCGACGGCCGGTGTTGCGGCGTCGCGGGCGGGTGAGTTGTTTCTCTGCGGCCTGCTGCACGATCTGGGCAAGGCGGCCTTGGCCCGTGTGATGCCCAAGGGATACGCGCGCGTTGTGGGTCGCGCGATCAACGAGTCTCGCGCTGCTCAATCCCCCATGGTGTTCTCGCACGGAAATGAGAACACCCATATCGAGCGGCTGCTGCTTGGACTGGATCATACACAGGCCGGTCGCCGCGTCGCGGAGCGTTGGGCGCTTTCGCGTACGTTGGTCGAGTGCATCTGGCTTCATCATACGCCGGGCGAAGCGCTGCCCACGGCTTGCTCGCAGGATGGTTCCGTTCAGATCATGCAATGGGCCAATTCCGTCGCGGGTTCAACAACCGGCGCACCGGATGAACGACTGATCGAACAGGGAGTCGGGTTGTTTGCGCGATACGGCGACGGCATGCTGTCGAGCGAGCAACTGGAGGGGTGGCTGGAGGCGGTTCGTGAAGAGGCGACGGCCCTTCGCCAATGGCTCGCAGAATTCGCGCCAACCGGCCGGAACGAATCGCATCGACCGGAAGCTAGTCCGTCCGCCGGCGCCGTCGACGTTCGTGGAGAACTGGAGGCCAGCCGCCAGGTGGTCGCGCAACAAGCGGCGTGCCTGAAGGCGATCAGCAACTTCGCCGAATCGACCCAGCGCGGGAGCTCGTTGCGGGAAGTCTGCGGCGAGGCGGCGCGGGCGTTGGGTGCGTGGTACGGTTTGAAGGCGACAGTTGTCTATTCAATGCGGGACGATCGCCCGTGGCTGGAGTTTGCTTCAAGAGGAACGAGCGTCGAACGAGGCGTGATCGATCTCGTGTCCGAGGGGGGCGGGGGAGCGACGTGGCCGGATGGCGAGTCTGCATTGAATGATGCCGCCGATTGGCGGGAGCTGGAAGCCGGTCGGTTGGGGGTGCTGGCTTCCCGGTTTCGCTTGCATTTGGGTGAAGGGCCGCTGTGGCATCTCTCTTTGTGTCATGGCGGCGAGGTTGTGGGCGGTGTTTTGACAAGCCGCGCAGCGAGGCCGACTGCTTCGGCGTGGAGCGAAGATCGCGGCGCGCCCGAATCGTCTTCGATGCCGCTGCTTGGCGTGATTTCCATGGCCCTGGTGCAGGGGCGAACGGAGTCTGCGCTGGCGGCGATGCGCGACGATCTCGCCGAGGTGAACCGCCGGGTCGTTGCAATGCGGGAGCAGGTTGTTCGGGCGCGGGCGGTGGATTCGCTGGCGTCGCTCGCGGCCGGCGCGGCGCACGAGTTGAACAATCCGCTGGCGGTGATATCGGGTCGAGCGCAAATGCTTCGCGGACGTGCCGCGACGCCCGAGGACCGAGAAGCGCTGGATCAAATCGTTCGTCAGGCGCACGCCGCGAGCGAGTTGGTGTCGAGCCTGCTGGAGTTCGCGGAGCCGCCGGCGCTGCGATGGCTGCCGATCGAACTGGGCGCGTG includes these proteins:
- the zraS_3 gene encoding Sensor protein ZraS, with protein sequence MDMNRRAAHESQILQIERVFDLLDALAPPPADLLSLLRFPARLEPLERPAMGPNDAPRRWGLVRGLCEWSRAGVSSAAARRINLETEFDWADYWAHGVAAGLAATAGVAASRAGELFLCGLLHDLGKAALARVMPKGYARVVGRAINESRAAQSPMVFSHGNENTHIERLLLGLDHTQAGRRVAERWALSRTLVECIWLHHTPGEALPTACSQDGSVQIMQWANSVAGSTTGAPDERLIEQGVGLFARYGDGMLSSEQLEGWLEAVREEATALRQWLAEFAPTGRNESHRPEASPSAGAVDVRGELEASRQVVAQQAACLKAISNFAESTQRGSSLREVCGEAARALGAWYGLKATVVYSMRDDRPWLEFASRGTSVERGVIDLVSEGGGGATWPDGESALNDAADWRELEAGRLGVLASRFRLHLGEGPLWHLSLCHGGEVVGGVLTSRAARPTASAWSEDRGAPESSSMPLLGVISMALVQGRTESALAAMRDDLAEVNRRVVAMREQVVRARAVDSLASLAAGAAHELNNPLAVISGRAQMLRGRAATPEDREALDQIVRQAHAASELVSSLLEFAEPPALRWLPIELGAWLPRAVSALLEARSIPAGSCSVSISSDTPAVFGDPDLLTRAMGELIDNAWAAMEGRPARLTIKAFGDCAEECGVVQVIDNGRGMTPDVQARALDPFFSHGPAGRRRGLGLARVQRWVLAGDGSVRIRSVLEGGTTVELRLPSKRPANRG